The following are encoded in a window of Eriocheir sinensis breed Jianghai 21 unplaced genomic scaffold, ASM2467909v1 Scaffold1453, whole genome shotgun sequence genomic DNA:
- the LOC126990114 gene encoding uncharacterized protein LOC126990114 has protein sequence MAPFAVIRRTRKHITIDRHGKSDTIAINRVKPAYLLFPDPPPTYTVSVSPRSLTIITQEMLQQLQQAVSGQHRPACRTFLAENIAPGESKGYRCPAEECAGGQVYGTAVYDKDSDICLSALHSGVVTSLAANITIKHLSTPQPVLGTAQNRIVSHSKKGLVLRLKVLIKKTGTLSISLFYH, from the exons ATGGCCCCCTTCGCCGTCATCAGGAGGACGCGTAAACACATTACAATTGACCGCCACGGCAAGTCCGACACCATCGCAATCAACCGGGTCAAGCCCGCGTACCTCCTGTTCCCGGATCCTCCACCAACTTACACGGTGTCAGTGTCCCCTA GGAGCCTCACCATCATTACCCAGGAGATGCTGCAACAACTTCAGCAAG CGGTGAGCGGGCAGCACCGTCCAGCTTGTCGGACATTCCTGGCTGAGAACATCGCCCCTGGAGAGTCAAAAGGCTACCG GTGTCCCGCTGAGGAGTGTGCAGGTGGCCAGGTGTACGGGACAGCCGTGTACGATAAG GATTCGGACATTTGCCTGAGTGCCTTGCATTCCGGGGTCGTCACCAGCCTGGCTGCCAACATCACTATCAAGCATCTGTCAACACCCCAGCCAGTCCTCGGCACGGCACAGAATAGAATTGTGTCTCACAGTAAAAAAGGGTTGGTATTGAGATTGAAGGTGTTGATCAAGAAGACAGgaactctctctatctctctcttttaccaC